In a single window of the Necator americanus strain Aroian chromosome X, whole genome shotgun sequence genome:
- a CDS encoding hypothetical protein (NECATOR_CHRX.G26016.T3) — MEPAREKKHPHFPVTARKPSVTVPLWEIRVKMSDEPPESYGQVFCSGRQPFHEDRCLVCQVEKIHNNSAFTLTEYGRLLYARKVKSSCLPGEKPFSSYSPYLPEGETIQPYYSFLPAEPVRIPETVEKLNEPRNDFNEIHHGFSKKKMGKKFRVSWRWLTIYKKVVKQKLKKTTKKRSLIERVGGNVHKKLIVNIFLKIDECSCIDSSGRLHDFCYRSIGNSSVRGRKFSCDHLEHLRHLGLLDIFSSTNISDDLNPVFITAFSQSHFMEGKRMVASIRAFYKTANIVVYDIGLSKKGVVRVKRWCHVEYRRFNFEDYPSYFRQLHTFRWKPIVIAEYKSATVTVTQYPCDNRCVAIYFGLGEALRDFGVIWYMDTSVIVRKGDLRHIYALLKCRQKPRISFPVPSVEERDTREIQRRITPPWDTIQWTANLQECMKSTYLLHSFTGHGIYAATDPSLYSYFPVFFEELRKPKAKMYEAGLVLAMRTRETMEKIVKWSVLCALEENCMGTRIIPNTCEFTNGDRYSSFAHCHRYDQSVVNVLLADAYYYDRHYYTSEITDFFQIQRFISRSVKNRELRCI; from the exons atggAACCCGCTAGGGAGAAAAAACATCCCCATTTCCCCGTGACCGCAAGAAAACCATCAGTAACAGTACCTTTATGGGAAATCAG GGTTAAAATGAGTGATGAACCTCCGGAAAGTTATGGGCAAGTATTTTGTAGTGGACGTCAGCCGTTTCATGAGGATCGGTGCCTTGTTTGCCAGGTCGAAAAGATTCACAACAATTCAGCATTCACACTAACGGAATATGGTCGCTTGTTGTATGCGAGAAAAGTTAAATCCTCTTGTCTTCCTGGTGAGAAGCCCTTTTCCTCCTATTCCCCTTACCTTCCTGAAGGGGAAACTATCCAGCCTTATTACAGTTTTCTGCCAGCGGAACCTGTGAGGATCCCTGAAA CAGTCGAGAAATTAAACGAACCCAGAAACGATTTCAATGAGATCCACCATGGTTTTTCTAAGAAGAAGATGGGGAAGAAGTTCAGAGTTTCCTGGAGATGGCTCACTATCTACAAGAAAGTGGTGaagcagaaattgaagaaaacaaccaaaaaacgTTCGCTTATAGAACGTGTGGGAGGAAACGTCCACAAAAAGTTGATTG TGAATATTttc ttgaagaTTGACGAATGTTCGTGTATAGATTCTTCTGGAAGACTTCATGATTTTTGCTATAGGTCAATAGGTAACTCATCTGTTCGTGGTCGAAAGTTCTCCTGTGATCATTTGGAACATTTGAGACATTTAG GATTACTAGACATTTTCTCATCCACAAATATTAGCGATGATTTGAATCCAGTATTTATCACAGCATTTTCACAATCACATTTTATGGAAGGTAAACGAATG GTTGCCAGCATTCGAGCATTTTATAAAACTGCAAACATTGTCGTTTATGACATTGGCTTATCAAAGAAAGGTGTTGTACGAGTAAAAAGATGGTGTCATGTGGAGTATCGTCGCTTTAATTTTGAGGATTATCCTAGTTATTTTCGACAACTACACACGTTTCGATGGAAACCAATTGTGATCGCA GAATATAAATCCGCCACAGTAACAGTAACACAGTATCCGTGTGACAACAGATGCGTTGCGATTTATTTCGGACTTGGT GAAGCCCTCAGAGATTTTGGAGTTATATGGTACATGGATACATCTGTTATCGTAAGAAAAGGTGATCTACGACATATTTATGCCTTGTTAAAATGCCGTCAGAAGCCTCGAATTAG TTTCCCCGTTCCTTCCGTGGAAGAACGGGATACACGCGAAATTCAGCGGCGAATTACTCCTCCATGGGACACTATTCAGTGGACAGCTAACCTACAGGAATGTATGAAG tcCACTTATCTATTGCATAGCTTCACAGGCCATGGAATCTATGCAGCTACTGATCCAT cgttatattcatatttcccCGTCTTCTTCGAAGAATTACGAAAGCCGAAAGCAAAAATGTATGAAGCTGGATTAGTACTTGCTATGAGAACTCGCGAAACtatggaaaaaattgtgaaatg GAGTGTATTATGCGCATTGGAAGAAAATTGCATGGGAACACGAATAATTCCGAATACTTGTGAATTCACTAATGGTGATCGATATTCCTCTTTTGCTCATTGTCACAG GTACGATCAATCAGTGGTGAATGTTTTGCTTGCCGACGCTTACTACTATGATCGACATTATTATACGAGTGAAATTAcggacttttttcaaattcaacgTTTTATTTCACGTTCTGTAAAAAATCGTGAACTAAGATGTATCTAG
- a CDS encoding hypothetical protein (NECATOR_CHRX.G26016.T2) translates to MEPAREKKHPHFPVTARKPSVTVPLWEIRVKMSDEPPESYGQVFCSGRQPFHEDRCLVCQVEKIHNNSAFTLTEYGRLLYARKVKSSCLPGEKPFSSYSPYLPEGETIQPYYSFLPAEPVRIPETVEKLNEPRNDFNEIHHGFSKKKMGKKFRVSWRWLTIYKKVVKQKLKKTTKKRSLIERVGGNVHKKLIVNIFLKIDECSCIDSSGRLHDFCYRSIGNSSVRGRKFSCDHLEHLRHLGLLDIFSSTNISDDLNPVFITAFSQSHFMEGKRMVASIRAFYKTANIVVYDIGLSKKGVVRVKRWCHVEYRRFNFEDYPSYFRQLHTFRWKPIVIAEALRDFGVIWYMDTSVIVRKGDLRHIYALLKCRQKPRISFPVPSVEERDTREIQRRITPPWDTIQWTANLQECMKSTYLLHSFTGHGIYAATDPSLYSYFPVFFEELRKPKAKMYEAGLVLAMRTRETMEKIVKWSVLCALEENCMGTRIIPNTCEFTNGDRYSSFAHCHRYDQSVVNVLLADAYYYDRHYYTSEITDFFQIQRFISRSVKNRELRCI, encoded by the exons atggAACCCGCTAGGGAGAAAAAACATCCCCATTTCCCCGTGACCGCAAGAAAACCATCAGTAACAGTACCTTTATGGGAAATCAG GGTTAAAATGAGTGATGAACCTCCGGAAAGTTATGGGCAAGTATTTTGTAGTGGACGTCAGCCGTTTCATGAGGATCGGTGCCTTGTTTGCCAGGTCGAAAAGATTCACAACAATTCAGCATTCACACTAACGGAATATGGTCGCTTGTTGTATGCGAGAAAAGTTAAATCCTCTTGTCTTCCTGGTGAGAAGCCCTTTTCCTCCTATTCCCCTTACCTTCCTGAAGGGGAAACTATCCAGCCTTATTACAGTTTTCTGCCAGCGGAACCTGTGAGGATCCCTGAAA CAGTCGAGAAATTAAACGAACCCAGAAACGATTTCAATGAGATCCACCATGGTTTTTCTAAGAAGAAGATGGGGAAGAAGTTCAGAGTTTCCTGGAGATGGCTCACTATCTACAAGAAAGTGGTGaagcagaaattgaagaaaacaaccaaaaaacgTTCGCTTATAGAACGTGTGGGAGGAAACGTCCACAAAAAGTTGATTG TGAATATTttc ttgaagaTTGACGAATGTTCGTGTATAGATTCTTCTGGAAGACTTCATGATTTTTGCTATAGGTCAATAGGTAACTCATCTGTTCGTGGTCGAAAGTTCTCCTGTGATCATTTGGAACATTTGAGACATTTAG GATTACTAGACATTTTCTCATCCACAAATATTAGCGATGATTTGAATCCAGTATTTATCACAGCATTTTCACAATCACATTTTATGGAAGGTAAACGAATG GTTGCCAGCATTCGAGCATTTTATAAAACTGCAAACATTGTCGTTTATGACATTGGCTTATCAAAGAAAGGTGTTGTACGAGTAAAAAGATGGTGTCATGTGGAGTATCGTCGCTTTAATTTTGAGGATTATCCTAGTTATTTTCGACAACTACACACGTTTCGATGGAAACCAATTGTGATCGCA GAAGCCCTCAGAGATTTTGGAGTTATATGGTACATGGATACATCTGTTATCGTAAGAAAAGGTGATCTACGACATATTTATGCCTTGTTAAAATGCCGTCAGAAGCCTCGAATTAG TTTCCCCGTTCCTTCCGTGGAAGAACGGGATACACGCGAAATTCAGCGGCGAATTACTCCTCCATGGGACACTATTCAGTGGACAGCTAACCTACAGGAATGTATGAAG tcCACTTATCTATTGCATAGCTTCACAGGCCATGGAATCTATGCAGCTACTGATCCAT cgttatattcatatttcccCGTCTTCTTCGAAGAATTACGAAAGCCGAAAGCAAAAATGTATGAAGCTGGATTAGTACTTGCTATGAGAACTCGCGAAACtatggaaaaaattgtgaaatg GAGTGTATTATGCGCATTGGAAGAAAATTGCATGGGAACACGAATAATTCCGAATACTTGTGAATTCACTAATGGTGATCGATATTCCTCTTTTGCTCATTGTCACAG GTACGATCAATCAGTGGTGAATGTTTTGCTTGCCGACGCTTACTACTATGATCGACATTATTATACGAGTGAAATTAcggacttttttcaaattcaacgTTTTATTTCACGTTCTGTAAAAAATCGTGAACTAAGATGTATCTAG
- a CDS encoding hypothetical protein (NECATOR_CHRX.G26016.T1): MSDEPPESYGQVFCSGRQPFHEDRCLVCQVEKIHNNSAFTLTEYGRLLYARKVKSSCLPGEKPFSSYSPYLPEGETIQPYYSFLPAEPVRIPETVEKLNEPRNDFNEIHHGFSKKKMGKKFRVSWRWLTIYKKVVKQKLKKTTKKRSLIERVGGNVHKKTTNIQLFGPKRLTYALTSFPKSRHTTNDFELKIDECSCIDSSGRLHDFCYRSIGNSSVRGRKFSCDHLEHLRHLGLLDIFSSTNISDDLNPVFITAFSQSHFMEGKRMVASIRAFYKTANIVVYDIGLSKKGVVRVKRWCHVEYRRFNFEDYPSYFRQLHTFRWKPIVIAEALRDFGVIWYMDTSVIVRKGDLRHIYALLKCRQKPRISFPVPSVEERDTREIQRRITPPWDTIQWTANLQECMKSTYLLHSFTGHGIYAATDPSLYSYFPVFFEELRKPKAKMYEAGLVLAMRTRETMEKIVKWSVLCALEENCMGTRIIPNTCEFTNGDRYSSFAHCHRYDQSVVNVLLADAYYYDRHYYTSEITDFFQIQRFISRSVKNRELRCI, from the exons ATGAGTGATGAACCTCCGGAAAGTTATGGGCAAGTATTTTGTAGTGGACGTCAGCCGTTTCATGAGGATCGGTGCCTTGTTTGCCAGGTCGAAAAGATTCACAACAATTCAGCATTCACACTAACGGAATATGGTCGCTTGTTGTATGCGAGAAAAGTTAAATCCTCTTGTCTTCCTGGTGAGAAGCCCTTTTCCTCCTATTCCCCTTACCTTCCTGAAGGGGAAACTATCCAGCCTTATTACAGTTTTCTGCCAGCGGAACCTGTGAGGATCCCTGAAA CAGTCGAGAAATTAAACGAACCCAGAAACGATTTCAATGAGATCCACCATGGTTTTTCTAAGAAGAAGATGGGGAAGAAGTTCAGAGTTTCCTGGAGATGGCTCACTATCTACAAGAAAGTGGTGaagcagaaattgaagaaaacaaccaaaaaacgTTCGCTTATAGAACGTGTGGGAGGAAACGTCCACAAAAA gaCGACTAACATTCAACTGTTTGGTCCAAAACGCTTGACGTATGCGCTAACTTCATTCCCGAAATCCAGACACACAACGAATGATTTTGAG ttgaagaTTGACGAATGTTCGTGTATAGATTCTTCTGGAAGACTTCATGATTTTTGCTATAGGTCAATAGGTAACTCATCTGTTCGTGGTCGAAAGTTCTCCTGTGATCATTTGGAACATTTGAGACATTTAG GATTACTAGACATTTTCTCATCCACAAATATTAGCGATGATTTGAATCCAGTATTTATCACAGCATTTTCACAATCACATTTTATGGAAGGTAAACGAATG GTTGCCAGCATTCGAGCATTTTATAAAACTGCAAACATTGTCGTTTATGACATTGGCTTATCAAAGAAAGGTGTTGTACGAGTAAAAAGATGGTGTCATGTGGAGTATCGTCGCTTTAATTTTGAGGATTATCCTAGTTATTTTCGACAACTACACACGTTTCGATGGAAACCAATTGTGATCGCA GAAGCCCTCAGAGATTTTGGAGTTATATGGTACATGGATACATCTGTTATCGTAAGAAAAGGTGATCTACGACATATTTATGCCTTGTTAAAATGCCGTCAGAAGCCTCGAATTAG TTTCCCCGTTCCTTCCGTGGAAGAACGGGATACACGCGAAATTCAGCGGCGAATTACTCCTCCATGGGACACTATTCAGTGGACAGCTAACCTACAGGAATGTATGAAG tcCACTTATCTATTGCATAGCTTCACAGGCCATGGAATCTATGCAGCTACTGATCCAT cgttatattcatatttcccCGTCTTCTTCGAAGAATTACGAAAGCCGAAAGCAAAAATGTATGAAGCTGGATTAGTACTTGCTATGAGAACTCGCGAAACtatggaaaaaattgtgaaatg GAGTGTATTATGCGCATTGGAAGAAAATTGCATGGGAACACGAATAATTCCGAATACTTGTGAATTCACTAATGGTGATCGATATTCCTCTTTTGCTCATTGTCACAG GTACGATCAATCAGTGGTGAATGTTTTGCTTGCCGACGCTTACTACTATGATCGACATTATTATACGAGTGAAATTAcggacttttttcaaattcaacgTTTTATTTCACGTTCTGTAAAAAATCGTGAACTAAGATGTATCTAG
- a CDS encoding hypothetical protein (NECATOR_CHRX.G26017.T1), translating to MDSSETNPQQLIKTATGSQQIPKPKPFGARGFPPGPPMIPVHIQCTAMERVTDWFRRNEEWKRKEMTNAGKFESDDLHSETPHA from the exons ATGGATTCTTCTGAAACAAATCCACAACAACTAATTAAAACCGCCACTGGATCACAACAAATACCAAAACCAAAACCTTTCGGAGCTCGAGGATTTCCGCCTGGTCCGCCAATGATTCCTGTACATATTCAGTGTACAGCTATGGAAAGAGTGACAGATT gGTTTAGACGTAATGAAGagtggaaaagaaaggagatgACGAATGCTGGAAAATTCGAGTCAGATGATCTTCATTCAGAAACACCACACGCTTGA
- a CDS encoding hypothetical protein (NECATOR_CHRX.G26018.T3), which produces MKRTVRLAQQFVTAVGCANGNGGRHLGCEHAVKTLQSSKFLEQVRVPIRWNKIVEEVTTGRHFDALAGVTKTCEELAFHARKVIENKEELLVLGGDHSCAMGTWSGVASALRQDGDLGLIWVDAHMDAHTPSTTPSGNIHGMPVAHLLGFGDKNLTRLGDGMPKILPHNMCMVGIRSYEPGEQELLEKLGVRIFYMDEVDRRGIAEVMQEAQYLVTRNTIGFGISIDIDGFDVSDAPAVGTPEENGINANEFLRALLTLDLSKLVATEIVEFMPERDDEHKSSERLVVNLMEAIYLTKFFQQNTAIGLEERMMATA; this is translated from the exons ATGAAGAGGACAGTACGACTCGCTCAACAATTTGTTACGGCCGTCGGATGTGCTAACGGGAATGGAGGACG ACATCTTGGTTGTGAACATGCTGTAAAAACTCTACAAAGCTCAAAATTTCTTGAACAAGTCCGAGTCCCGATACGATGGAATAAGATCGTGGAAGAGGTCACAACTGGACGACATTTTGATGCGCTAGCTGGTGTTACCAAG ACATGCGAAGAACTCGCTTTCCACGCAAGAAAAGTGATCGAGAATAAGGAAGAACTCCTGGTGCTTGGAGGTGATCACAGTTGTGCTATGGGAACGTGGAGTGGTGTAGCTTCAGCACTTCGACAGGATGGTGATCTGGGACTCATCTGGGTTGACGCCCACATG GATGCTCACACACCAAGCACTACTCCTAGCGGAAATATTCATGGAATGCCTGTTGCACATTTACTTGGATTTGGTGATAAAAATCTGACTAGACTCGGTGATGGTATGCCTAAAATTCTCCCACATAATATGTGTATGGTCGGAATACGAAGTTATGAACCAGGAGAACAA GAACTTCTTGAAAAACTTGGTGTACGAATTTTCTATATGGATGAGGTGGATCGACGTGGTATCGCTGAAGTTATGCAAGAAGCACAATATTTAGTAACAAG GAACACAATCGGTTTTGGAATATCGATTGATATTGATGGTTTCGACGTTAGTGATGCTCCGGCTGTCGGCACTCCCGAAGAGAACGGTATAAACGCGAATGAATTTTTACGAGCGCTTCTAACATTGGATCTCTCAAAATtggttgcaactgaaatcgtggAATTTATGCCGGAAAGGGATGATGAACACAAATCAAG TGAACGGCTTGTGGTGAACTTAATGGAGGCGATCTATCTCACCAAATTCTTCCAACAAAATACAGCAATCGGTCTCGAAGAGCGAATGATGGCTACTGCATaa
- a CDS encoding hypothetical protein (NECATOR_CHRX.G26018.T1), which produces MKRTVRLAQQFVTAVGCANGNGGRHLGCEHAVKTLQSSKFLEQVRVPIRWNKIVEEVTTGRHFDALAGVTKQEVQEGQVKPAIDIHLVALDMRRTRFPRKKSDRE; this is translated from the exons ATGAAGAGGACAGTACGACTCGCTCAACAATTTGTTACGGCCGTCGGATGTGCTAACGGGAATGGAGGACG ACATCTTGGTTGTGAACATGCTGTAAAAACTCTACAAAGCTCAAAATTTCTTGAACAAGTCCGAGTCCCGATACGATGGAATAAGATCGTGGAAGAGGTCACAACTGGACGACATTTTGATGCGCTAGCTGGTGTTACCAAG CAGGAGGTCCAAGAGGGTCAAGTCAAGCCGGCCATTGACATCCATCTGGTCGCTCTAG ACATGCGAAGAACTCGCTTTCCACGCAAGAAAAGTGATCGAGAATAA
- a CDS encoding hypothetical protein (NECATOR_CHRX.G26018.T2), with the protein MGTWSGVASALRQDGDLGLIWVDAHMDAHTPSTTPSGNIHGMPVAHLLGFGDKNLTRLGDGMPKILPHNMCMVGIRSYEPGEQELLEKLGVRIFYMDEVDRRGIAEVMQEAQYLVTRNTIGFGISIDIDGFDVSDAPAVGTPEENGINANEFLRALLTLDLSKLVATEIVEFMPERDDEHKSSERLVVNLMEAIYLTKFFQQNTAIGLEERMMATA; encoded by the exons ATGGGAACGTGGAGTGGTGTAGCTTCAGCACTTCGACAGGATGGTGATCTGGGACTCATCTGGGTTGACGCCCACATG GATGCTCACACACCAAGCACTACTCCTAGCGGAAATATTCATGGAATGCCTGTTGCACATTTACTTGGATTTGGTGATAAAAATCTGACTAGACTCGGTGATGGTATGCCTAAAATTCTCCCACATAATATGTGTATGGTCGGAATACGAAGTTATGAACCAGGAGAACAA GAACTTCTTGAAAAACTTGGTGTACGAATTTTCTATATGGATGAGGTGGATCGACGTGGTATCGCTGAAGTTATGCAAGAAGCACAATATTTAGTAACAAG GAACACAATCGGTTTTGGAATATCGATTGATATTGATGGTTTCGACGTTAGTGATGCTCCGGCTGTCGGCACTCCCGAAGAGAACGGTATAAACGCGAATGAATTTTTACGAGCGCTTCTAACATTGGATCTCTCAAAATtggttgcaactgaaatcgtggAATTTATGCCGGAAAGGGATGATGAACACAAATCAAG TGAACGGCTTGTGGTGAACTTAATGGAGGCGATCTATCTCACCAAATTCTTCCAACAAAATACAGCAATCGGTCTCGAAGAGCGAATGATGGCTACTGCATaa